TGGTATCGATATTAAAAACGTCACGGTAGGTATTACCTAAATGAACCTGAAAACCATACAAGGAGGGAAAGCCCTGCAATTCGATCAGCTTAGGAACTATGTGCCCACCCGCATCCTTGCAAATACCAAAATCAAGAGCGATGAAATGAGGATGGTCATTTTCATTCGGCAAACGCCATTTATCAGGGATAGATCGTTCGGTAAGGTCCTTAAACCCAGGTTGCAGAATAGTATCGATAATGCTGTTACCTGCTGCCACCAGTTTATCGCGAAAGTTATCGGTCAGGAAAACCGGTGTTTCGGCTACACGGAAGGGTACAGGATTGGGCAGGCCATCATTGAGGTGGGTTAAGAAGGCCTCGTATTTTTCTGCTGTAAAATGCCGGTTAAATGTTTCTCTGGCTGATGGATCCATAGATATAGGGTATAAAACAAACTTAACTATTTACGGAGCAAGGAACAAAGATTTTTGGAGTAAGGATTTGTAGGAACAAAGATTTTGGGAACAAGGAGCAAGGATTTTTGGAATAAGGATAAATAATTTGCAGCTGCGGTACCCCGGAGGCTCTTATGCCCTGTACCCGGAAGTTGTCATTTCGAACGAGGTACAAAGAGAAATCTTCTACATTTTGCAATTGAAGCTTTACGTTGCGCAGAAGATTTTTCCTCACGCCTTTACGCTGTCTGTTGCTGTTCGTCGAAATGACATATGGGGGACTAAAATTACAGTACCCTCAGGGTCTCTCGCAGGGGATTCTGAGGATATTAAACTCTACAAAATGTGGGTTTACACTATTTTGTAGTAAAATCTATTTAATGTATTGATTTTCAAATATTTAAATCAATTTTAATCATAAAAAGTGTAAACCATGTAAACCCACTTTTGTAACAAAATAGACAGCTTGTTCAGGGGTTTTGCCTGGATCCGTCTTTGCTCCAAAAGTCCTTGCTCCTTGTTCCCAAAATCTTTGCTCCCAAGATCCTTTCTCCTTTTACCTCAATTTTTCATTAATTTGCTTTGTCAATTAAAACCTGGCAATACCATTTAATGCAAAAAAATAAAAAGAAGATCGCGGTTGTTGGCGGAGGGAGCTGGGCTACAGCCAATATTAAAATGCTGGCTGATAATACTACAGAAAAGGAAATTTTTTGGTGGATGCGGAATGCGCAGGCGGTTGAACATCTGCATAAATTTGGGCACAATCCGCATTATTTAAGTTCGGTTGAGATTAAATTGCCAAAACAAAATATCTCGGTAAACCTAAAAGAGATTATACAGCATGCGGATATTATTTTACTTAATGTACCAGCGGCATTTTTAAAAGATGCCCTGACCGGGATAACGCCAGCCGACCTGGCCGGGAAAAAAGTAGTGTCGGCCATAAAGGGGATAGTGCCCGATGAAAATCTGATCATTGGTGAGTTTTTAAACCGGAAGATGGGCGTTTCGTTTGATGATTTTATGGTGATCAGCGGCCCATGTCATGCTGAAGAAGTAGCCCTTGAAAAGCTCTCTTACCTCACTATAGCCTCTGGAGATACCGAGCTGGCTGCCGAATTTGCCGGGATGATCAATACCCGGTATATCAAAACCATTGTATCTGATGATATATATGGTACGGAGTATGGTGCGGTGTTAAAAAATGTATATGCCATTGCCAGTGGTATTTGTCATGGTGTGGGTTATGGCGATAATTTTCAGGCGGTGCTCATATCAAATGCGATAAGGGAACTGGAGCGCTTTGTTGATGCGGTGCACCCTATCAATAGAGATATCAAAGAGTCGGCTTACCTGGGCGATCTGCTGGTGACTGCTTACTCGCAATTTAGCCGCAACCGTACCTTTGGCAATATGATAGGTAAAGGATATACGGTAAAATCGGCCCAACTGGAAATGAATATGATAGCCGAAGGATATTATGCAGTAAATTGCCTACAAGAGGTGAATAAACAGTACAACGTAGATATGCCTATATGCAATGCTGTTTATGCCATTTTATATAAGAAAAGCCCCCCGGTATTGGAAATGAATAATTTGGCCGAAAAATTGAGTTGATTATTTTATTATATTAGTAATAACTTAATTAAAATCCCTTATGAAAAATTTACTTAAAGTTGTCTTGCTTGCTGCTGGA
This region of Mucilaginibacter inviolabilis genomic DNA includes:
- a CDS encoding NAD(P)H-dependent glycerol-3-phosphate dehydrogenase, whose amino-acid sequence is MQKNKKKIAVVGGGSWATANIKMLADNTTEKEIFWWMRNAQAVEHLHKFGHNPHYLSSVEIKLPKQNISVNLKEIIQHADIILLNVPAAFLKDALTGITPADLAGKKVVSAIKGIVPDENLIIGEFLNRKMGVSFDDFMVISGPCHAEEVALEKLSYLTIASGDTELAAEFAGMINTRYIKTIVSDDIYGTEYGAVLKNVYAIASGICHGVGYGDNFQAVLISNAIRELERFVDAVHPINRDIKESAYLGDLLVTAYSQFSRNRTFGNMIGKGYTVKSAQLEMNMIAEGYYAVNCLQEVNKQYNVDMPICNAVYAILYKKSPPVLEMNNLAEKLS